A single region of the Neodiprion pinetum isolate iyNeoPine1 chromosome 5, iyNeoPine1.2, whole genome shotgun sequence genome encodes:
- the LOC124220001 gene encoding piggyBac transposable element-derived protein 4-like, which yields MTDCDKSIAPCEELYQNRIYVTGTLKWNSSGNPPEVTCKKLAKGEAVVKYNSPGIAIVKWRDKKEVLFIFTEFKGQMMKARVKQNDTRTPKPILKYNEIMAAADWQNEMLAYYMSEKRTGRWYKKIGNHIISIMLLNGYYLYNKYSTKKKKISYDDYRHNIKKILLSQVERRIAERPETDSANPVRHLPERTPVTENGGQLRRQCKVCYKKKQNHKFIPFYCPSCPEKPAICPGKCFTTCYKHVKT from the coding sequence ATGACCGATTGTGACAAAAGTATTGCTCCGTGCGAAGAGCTGTATCAGAATCGAATATACGTTACTGGAACCCTGAAATGGAACAGTAGCGGAAATCCACCTGAAGTAACTTGTAAAAAGCTTGCAAAAGGTGAAGCTGTAGTAAAATATAACAGTCCAGGAATTGCGATTGTAAAGTGGCGTGACAAAAAAGaggttttattcattttcaccgAGTTCAAAGGTCAAATGATGAAAGCGAGAGTCAAACAAAATGACACTCGAACCCCGAAACCTATCTTAAAATACAACGAAATCATGGCAGCAGCCGATTGGCAAAACGAAATGCTCGCCTATTATATGAGCGAGAAAAGAACCGGTAGGTGGTACAAAAAGATCGGAAATCACATTATATCGATCATGCTTCTAAACGGCTATTATCTCTACAACAAATATTCCaccaagaagaaaaagatatcTTATGACGATTACCGGCATAATATTAAAAAGATTCTTTTGAGCCAAGTGGAGAGACGAATCGCGGAACGTCCTGAAACAGATTCTGCAAATCCGGTTAGACATTTGCCTGAAAGAACTCCGGTTACTGAGAATGGAGGCCAGTTGCGAAGACAATGCAAAGTCTGCTACAAAAAGAAGCAAAACCATAAATTTATTCCTTTTTACTGTCCATCTTGCCCAGAAAAACCAGCAATTTGTCCCGGAAAATGTTTCACAACATGTTATAAACATGTTAAAACGTAA